The following proteins are co-located in the Zonotrichia albicollis isolate bZonAlb1 chromosome 1, bZonAlb1.hap1, whole genome shotgun sequence genome:
- the RNF182 gene encoding E3 ubiquitin-protein ligase RNF182 isoform X1 — MTTQLPEESVETQSSDELECKICYNRYNLRQRKPKVLECCHRVCAKCLCKIIDFGDSPQGVIVCPFCRFETCLPDDEVSSLPDDNNILLNLACGGKGKKCLPDNPTELLLTPKRLASLVSPSHTSSNCLVITIMEVQRESPQTLNSTPVVEFYRPTSFDSVATVSHNWTVWNCTSLLFQTSIRVLVWLLGLLYFSSLPLGIYLLVSKKVTLGVVFVSLVPSSLVILMIYGFCQCVCHEVLDCMSS, encoded by the coding sequence ACCCAGAGCTCAGATGAGCTCGAGTGCAAGATCTGTTACAACCGCTATAACCTGCGGCAGAGAAAGCCAAAAGTGCTGGAGTGCTGTCACAGAGTGTGTGCCAAATGCCTTTGCAAGATCATAGACTTTGGGGATTCCCCACAAGGAGTCATAGTGTGCCCGTTCTGCAGGTTTGAAACGTGCCTGCCGGACGATGAGGTCAGTAGTCTTCCTGATGACAACAACATCCTTCTGAATTTGGCTtgtgggggaaagggaaagaagtgCCTACCAGACAACCCAACAGAACTGCTGTTGACTCCCAAAAGGCTGGCATCTCTGGTTAGCCCTTCTCACACCTCTTCCAATTGCCTGGTTATAACAATCATGGAAGTACAAAGAGAAAGTCCCCAGACTCTGAACTCAACGCCCGTGGTGGAATTTTACAGGCCTACAAGTTTTGACTCTGTTGCAACTGTGTCCCACAACTGGACAGTGTGGAACTGCACATCCTTGCTCTTCCAGACCTCGATTCGGGTGCTAGTGTGGTTGCTAGGGCTGCTGTACTTTAGCTCCTTGCCTTTAGGGATTTATTTACTGGTATCCAAGAAAGTCACCCTTGGGGTTGTCTTTGTGAGCCTTGTTCCTTCGAGCCTTGTTATTCTCATGATTTATGGCTTTTGCCAGTGTGTTTGCCATGAAGTTCTAGACTGCATGTCATCTTGA